A window from Peromyscus eremicus chromosome 5, PerEre_H2_v1, whole genome shotgun sequence encodes these proteins:
- the Net1 gene encoding neuroepithelial cell-transforming gene 1 protein isoform X2, with the protein MVAHDEIGGLLPIKRTIRVLDVNNQPFREQEEPSNKRVRPLARVTSLANLISPVRNGAVRRFGQTIQSFTLRGDHRSPASAQKSFSRSTVPTPTKRRSSVLWSEMLDISMKESLTTREIKRQEAIYELSRGEQDLIEDLKLARKAYHDPMLKLSIMSEEELTHIFGDLDAYIPLHEDLLARIGEATKPDGTVEQIGHILVNWLPGLNAYKGYCSNQLAAKALLDQKKQDPRVQDFLQRCLESPFSRKLDLWSFLDIPRSRLVKYPLLLKEILRHTPKDHPDVQLLEEAVLIIQGVLSDINLKKGESECQYYIDKLEYLDEKQKDPRIEASKVLLCHGELKNKSGHKLYIFLFQDILVLTRPVTRNERHSYQVYRQPIPVQELVLEDLQDGDVRMGGSFRGAFGNSDKAKNIFRVRFRDPSPGQSHTLQANDVFHKQQWVNCIRTAITPFQRAASPLELQGLPELHEEYEENNPSVGNLQAQRRSSVVPGFTQVDDESVLECGSSVQTAEDTKSVKAPRGQPGLRRARDRAQSGGGRKETLV; encoded by the exons atggtggctcatgatgAGATCGGAGGTCTCCTGCCCATTAAAAGGACGATCCGAGTCTTAGATGTTAATAACCAGCCCTTCAGGGAGCAGGAG GAGCCAAGCAATAAAAGAGTTCGCCCTCTAGCTCGGGTCACATCCTTGGCAAACTTAATCTCTCCCGTCAGAAATGGAGCAGTCAGGCGCTTTGGTCAAACCATACAG TCATTTACCCTTCGTGGTGACCACAGATCTCCAGCTTCTGCCCAGAAGTCATTCAGCAGGTCTACAGTCCCAACACCCACAAAGAGAAGAAGTAGTGTGCTATGGTCGGAGATGCTAGACATCAGTATGAAGGAGTCCTTGACCACTCGAGAGATCAAACGTCAGGAG GCAATATATGAATTGTCCCGAGGCGAACAGGACTTAATCGAGGATCTCAAGCTTGCTAGAAAG GCCTACCATGACCCCATGTTAAAGTTGTCCATCATGTCAGAAGAGGAACTCACACACATATTTGGCGATTTGGATGCTTACATACCTCTGCATGAAG ATTTGTTGGCAAGAATAGGAGAAGCAACCAAGCCTGACGGGACAGTGGAACAGATCGGTCACATTCTCGTGAACTGG TTACCAGGCCTGAATGCCTACAAAGGCTACTGTAGTAACCAGCTAGCGGCCAAGGCTCTTCTGGATCAGAAGAAACAAGACCCAAGAGTCCAAGACTTCCTCCAGCGCTGTCTGGAGTCTCCCTTCAGTCGGAAACTAGATCTTTGGAGTTTCCTAGATATCCCTCGAAGTCGCCTTGTCAAATACCCTTTACTGTTAAAAGAAATCCTTAGACACACTCCAAAAGACCATCCTGATGTTCAGCTTCTGGAGGAAGCA GTATTGATAATACAAGGGGTTCTTTCTGATATCAACTTGAAGAAAGGTGAATCCGAGTGTCAGTATTACATCGACAAGCTGGAGTACCTGGATGAGAAGCAGAAGGACCCCAGGATCGAAGCTAGCAAAGTGCTGCTGTGCCATGGGGAGCTGAAGAATAAAAGTGGCCAT aAACTGTACATTTTCCTGTTTCAAGACATTTTGGTTTTGACTCGGCCTGTCACACGAAATGAGCGTCACTCCTACCAGGTTTACCGGCAGCCAATCCCAGTGCAGGAGCTGGTGCTGGAAGACCTGCAGGATGGGGATGTGCGCATGGGTGGTTCCTTCCGAGGGGCCTTTGGCAACTCAGACAAAG CTAAAAACATCTTTAGAGTCCGCTTCCGGGACCCCTCTCCAGGCCAGTCCCACACACTACAAGCCAATGACGTGTTCCATAAGCAGCAATGGGTCAACTGCATCCGTACTGCCATCACCCCTTTCCAGCGGGCTGCCAGCCCCCTGGAGCTTCAGGGCCTACCGGAGCTCCACGAGGAGTACGAGGAGAACAACCCATCAGTTGGGAATCTCCAGGCCCAGCGAAGGTCATCCGTGGTGCCCGGGTTTACTCAGGTCGACGATGAAAGCGTGCTGGAATGTGGCTCCAGTGTCCAGACGGCCGAAGACACCAAGAGCGTGAAGGCacctcgaggccagcctggcttacgaAGAGCAAGGGACAGAGCCCAGTCAGGCGGAGGCAGAAAAGAGACTCTGGTGTAA